The Edaphobacter acidisoli genome contains the following window.
CAGGAGTATGAGTACAACAACGCCATGTCAACCTACGTCTATGAGACAACATATGGCGTCACGCCTCCGAACTCGCTTGCTCAGCAACCATATAGTCCGGTTTACAGCGGTGGCGGCCTCGTAAGCGACGACCGTAACGGCTTCTCTAACTACAATGCGCTCCAGGCAAACTATCAGCGCCTGTATAAGAACGGTTATGCATACCAGTTGTCGTATGTCTTCGCCAGGGCCTGGCGCGTGGGCGGAAATGCCTTCCGCGACGGCACCATCTACCCTGCGGCTGACTATGCGCCCGGTACTCTTTCCTACAATGACTACGATTCGTTGAACCGCATGGAGAACTACGGAATCGATTCTGCAATTCCGGAGCATCACATCGCGTTCAATGGGCTCATCGATCTGCCTATTGGTCGCGGCAAGCGTTACCTCGGTAACGTCAACCGCTTCATCAACGAGCTTGTTGGAGGCTACCAGATCGCATTCGACGGCAACGTCACCACACAATACTTTCAACCTTCCTCCAGCAATTGGGGTGGCTTCAACCCGATGGGAACCGGCTCCATCAACCCGATCAAGGTCTACAAGAAGAAGTACAAGGTCGCAGATTGCAGCAGCAGCACAACCAGCGCCACATGCCTTCCTGGCTATCTCTGGTACAACGGCTTCATCTCGCCGTTGCTCATCAGCGGCAGCAATCCTTGCGGTTCACCCAATGTCATCAGCGGTATTCCCGCAAGCTATCTGCCACTGGAGACGCCGATCAACATGAACCCCGGCACGATCACCTGCTCGGGCACGACAGCGAAACCCAGTAACTCCCAGTACCTGAGCAATAATGTGCAGGTGAAACTGAACAATGGGAGCGTAGCCACAGTCGGCTACTCGCCCGGACCTGCTGGCGTGAACCCCTACTCCCACACGTTCCTGCGTGGGCCCTGGGACTGGAACTCCGACATCTCGCTCTTCAAGGTCTTTCCGATTACGGAATCGACCTCCTTCCGTATCAACGTGGATGCATTCAACGCATTCAACGTTCAGGGAGATGTCAATCCAGGCAGCAACGGTATCCAGCACTTCCAGTCGTCCTACAATACACCACGTCAGATCCAGATCAGTGCTCGCCTGACGTTCTAACCTTATCCAACCCGATGGCCGCTCACATCATGTGTGGGCGGCCATCGCTACAACTATAGAATTGCGAGGAGAGCAGGAATGCCGATCTTCAGCCGGCGCGCGGTTCTGTCGCGCTTTGCTGCGCTTGCAGCAGTCCAGATGATGCGAAAACCTTCAATGGCCCGTGCTCTGGCGATGAAAATCAAGGAGCAACCACCGGCACGAGACGTTATCTCGTTGAGCGCACTGCCCGCATGGGATAAAACCATCTCGACCATCTCGCCGGAGATGATGGGCTTGAGTTATGAATCCTCGCAACTCTCCGCGCCAGACTTTTTCTCCTCGGCCAACACCGAACTGATCGGGCTCTTCAAAAAGCTGTCTCCACGCGGAGTCCTACGCCTGGGAGGCAACCTCAGCGAATACACGCAATGGACGCCGCAAGGCGCGTCAATCGCAACGGATGTTCCATTTCGCGCTGTGATGCCGGACCCAAGCTCTGGCAAGACCATCCAACCCATGCCTCTCACACCCACCGCCATTCGCAACCTGCGCGGCTTTCTCAATCAGACCGGCTGGCATGCAATCTACGGCCTCAAGCTCGCCCACGCTGAACCTGCGCTCGTCGTCGAGGAAGCAAAGTTCGTAGCCGAGACCCTCGGCCCGCGACTCATCAGCTTTCAAATCGGCAATGAGCCCAACCATTACGTCCTGAACCGCCTCCGTGCTCCCGGCTACAACTTCTCCAACTACTTCGCCGAGTGGAGCAGGCTTCACAGTGCTGTCGTCAAAGCGCTGCCCTCGGCAAAGTTCGCCGGCCCCGACATCGCCGAAGACCTGAACTGGGTGAGGCAATTCGCCGCCGCAGCGCCCCCGTCGGTCGTAATGCTTACCGGCCATCACTATGCCGAAGGCCCGCCCAGCGACTCCTCTGTCACGGTTGAAAAACTGCTCTCGCCCGATCCAAACTTCGATTGCCACGTAGAAAAGATTGAAGCAATCTCACGCAGCGCGCGGATACCTTACGCCATGGCGGAGACCAACTCCTGTTATAACGCGGGCAAGGCCGGCGTCAGCGACGTCTTCGCCTCAGCGCTGTGGGCCGCTGACTACACACTGCAACTAGCGCAGGCTAGCCAGAACGGTGTCTACTTCCACGGCGGCGGCGCAGGTCTATACACGCCAATCGCCGGAGGCTCTGGCAAACCTTTCGAGCCGCGTCCGATCTACTACGGCCTTTTGCTCTGCCGCGACCTGCTTGGCTGCGAGATGGCTCCAGTCACCGTCACAGCACACTCCGCTGACGTTTCCATCTATGCACTGAAGCATCCGAACAGAATCGTCGTCATCAACAAAGATGCGAGCGATGCTCTGATCAATCTGCCCGCAAACCAGCCTGCGTTCGTAGTGCAGCGACTAGCAGCACCCTCGCCCGAATCCAAAATCGGAATCAGACTGACACGGCAACGCCTCGACAAGCCACTCGCGTCTGTGCAAGTGCCAAAATTTAGCGCAGCAGCCATCACACTGGAACGCGGCAGCGTAGCGGAAGCTGTGTAAGTACAACCACCGCACGGCTCATTTGTGCCACAATTTTATTCGCGCTTATCTCGCAAATGAATTGACGGTTTTCGAAGATGCATCGGAAAAAATCTCGCACGATAGCCCAAGTACTTTGTGCCGCGCTATTGTTCTCCACAACGGGCATGCTTCATGCGGTCACGTATTACGTCTCCGCAAGCGGCAGCGACGCGAATTCCGGTCTAAGTCCAAAGCGGCCGTGGAAAACAATCGAAAAGATCAACAGAACAATGTTCTACGCAAGAGATGTGATTCTCTTCCATGCTGGCGATAGCTGGAACGGGGAGCTTGCGCCGCGGGGTTCGGGCACCGAAGGGCATCCGATTGTGATCGACAGCTATGGCAAAGGCAACAGCCCGGTGATTCACGGCCCAGGCACAAACGACTCGGCTGCTGTGTTGCTCAAGGATCAATCGTATTGGGAGATCAATCACCTTGAGCTAACCAACACCTCCGCTACAGGCACAGCGAGTGCTCTGCGTGGCATCTACGTCCTCGGGTCATCGTCGAAGGATCTATGGCATCACATCTATATCCGGAATTGTTATGTACACGACGTGAATTCCGAAGGTTACGGCAAGTCCGGTTACTCAAAGATGAGCGGCGGAATTATCTTTGCAATTAACATTCAGGGTGCGCTGATCGAGGGATGCCATGTAGCCAACGTCGACGTCGAGGGCATCCGCAACAGCAGCCCTTTGACCACCTCTAACTTTGTCATCCGGCACAATGTAGTGGAGAATGTCTACGGCGACGGTATCGTGCTGCACGGATCGAGCGGCGGCTCACGCATCGAGTACAACGTCGTACACAGCGCATGTATGAGCGATGCGGCAAACTATGCTGCAGTGTGGACGTATGCAAGTCGGCACACGCTGATCCAATTCAATGAGGTATACGGCACAACAGCCGGAGGCCCCAACGATGGAGAAGTCTTTGACGCGGACATCGACACCGACGGCGATGTCTTTCAGTACAACTACTCGCACGACAACGCGCGCGGGTTCATGCTGTTGATGGCATCAGCAAAAAACATCATCGTCCGTTACAACATCAGCCAGAACGATGCGATGAGTGCTGCCCGGCAGGGTGGACACAGACTGTTCTACCAGGATGGAAAGGTAGGCAGCATCAGCAATCGCATCTATAACAACACCTTTTACGAAGGCAGTCTCGACACGGTCTTCTTCCAGTCAAAAAACGTCTTCTTCGACAACAACATCCTTTATTCCACCGGAACAGTGAAGCAGTTCTCGACAACTCCGCTTAGCGATGCGAGCGAGTTCGAGAACAATCTTTTCTTTCCCTCGATCATGACAGCGGTCCACGGACTAGCCGGAACGGTGCTACACAACATCTCTTCCGACCCGTTGTGGAAAGCCCGAGGAACTGGCATAGCCGGGCTAGCCATCGGACGAAACGGTTTCCTGCAGGAACCTACAGGATATATGTTGCGGCGTGGTTCGCCCGCAAACCATGCAGGCAGGCAGATCGACGCGAATGTCGGATTTGATTACTACGGCAACCATGTTTTAGCTACAAATACTCCGAGCATCGGTGCATATGATGGTCCGGCAGTCAATGATCACTAGGCGCCTCAAAATATCCAGGCAGATCGGATCATTTGCAAGCAAAGTCATCACACCAAGGATGACGCGCAAAGTACCTACTCAACACCTGTATGGTTGAGAGCCCCTAGAGATGCAGAGGCTAAATGACAGCATGTAAGGGATTATGGTGGACCTGATCGGGATCGAACCGATGACCTCTTCCATGCCATGGAAGCGCGCTCCCAACTGCGCCACAGGCCCACTTTCTAGGGAAGTACTTCTTTATTTTCCGATACGACGAGCTATTCGTCAAACAAGGCTAAAGGTGCTACTCAACCATTATGGATGTCTGAATCTAAACTGGGCGTCTACGACGCCATTTGCCGTCTTTAGACGATAAGTCCCTTGGGAACTTTTTTCTATCTGTCAGTGTCTAAAGAGATTAGAGTGAGCGAGCACTCGGCCGCCGGCGGCGTAGTTTTACCTCGACTGAGCGTTCGACGAAACCGGTAACTAAGCCGGATTTGCCAGTTGTTTTACTGAAGTCGTATGGTAGAGGGCACCCCAAAATGCAGGCGGTAACACTCGTGGGAAATCTAGCCAGCGCGATTGGCATTACTACTGAAGACGCAGCTCTGGTCGCCGACCTTAAGGCAGGCTCGGAAGCGGCCTTTGCCATCCTTATCGCGCAGTATCACCAGCCCCTCTACTCGCTTATCGCGCGCAGCCTTAACGATCCGACTGACGCGGCCGACATCACCCAGGAAGTCTTCATCAAAGTCTTCCGCAGCATTGGCGGCTTCCATGGAGATGCCAGCCTTCGCACATGGCTCTATCGCATTGCTCTGCGCGAAGCCTCGAACCAGCGCCGATGGTGGTCGCGTCACAAACGACAAGAGATCACTATCGACTCCGAACCAAATCCCAGCGACGATGACAGCAATTTTTCGCTGAGTGCAACGCTTGCCGACGATGCAGAGTCGCCCTTCGACCACGCCGCACATGCCGAAGTGCGCCAGCGTGTGGAAGATGCGTTACGCCAGATACCGGAAGCGTTTCGCACGGTCGTGGTCCTTCGTGAGATTGAGGGCTTCTCCTATGAGGAAATAGCCGAGATTCTCAACGCAAACCTCGGCACAGTTAAATCCC
Protein-coding sequences here:
- a CDS encoding right-handed parallel beta-helix repeat-containing protein, producing the protein MFYARDVILFHAGDSWNGELAPRGSGTEGHPIVIDSYGKGNSPVIHGPGTNDSAAVLLKDQSYWEINHLELTNTSATGTASALRGIYVLGSSSKDLWHHIYIRNCYVHDVNSEGYGKSGYSKMSGGIIFAINIQGALIEGCHVANVDVEGIRNSSPLTTSNFVIRHNVVENVYGDGIVLHGSSGGSRIEYNVVHSACMSDAANYAAVWTYASRHTLIQFNEVYGTTAGGPNDGEVFDADIDTDGDVFQYNYSHDNARGFMLLMASAKNIIVRYNISQNDAMSAARQGGHRLFYQDGKVGSISNRIYNNTFYEGSLDTVFFQSKNVFFDNNILYSTGTVKQFSTTPLSDASEFENNLFFPSIMTAVHGLAGTVLHNISSDPLWKARGTGIAGLAIGRNGFLQEPTGYMLRRGSPANHAGRQIDANVGFDYYGNHVLATNTPSIGAYDGPAVNDH
- a CDS encoding RNA polymerase sigma factor, giving the protein MQAVTLVGNLASAIGITTEDAALVADLKAGSEAAFAILIAQYHQPLYSLIARSLNDPTDAADITQEVFIKVFRSIGGFHGDASLRTWLYRIALREASNQRRWWSRHKRQEITIDSEPNPSDDDSNFSLSATLADDAESPFDHAAHAEVRQRVEDALRQIPEAFRTVVVLREIEGFSYEEIAEILNANLGTVKSRLTRGRSALRVLLAAEASPATHSYASSTVFGTSKESTA